The following are from one region of the Salmo trutta chromosome 22, fSalTru1.1, whole genome shotgun sequence genome:
- the LOC115158491 gene encoding proteasome subunit beta type-5 has product MALASVLQSESVDFSNYGRQRRGFASGLYEAELGLESVGGDLSFALRTPCSNGDGPDRKIEFLHGTTTLAFKFQHGVIVAVDSRATAGSYIASQTVKKVIEINPYLLGTMAGGAADCSFWERLLARQCRVYELRNKERISVAAASKLLANMVYQYKGMGLSMGTMVCGWDKTGPGLYYVDSEGNRVCGDLFAVGSGSMYAYGIVDSGLKQKDLTVEEACDLGRRAIYQATYRDAYSGGQVNLYHVHSEGWTRVSQSDVLMLHQQYQAEKA; this is encoded by the exons ATGGCTCTTGCTAGTGTGTTGCAGAGTGAGTCAGTAGATTTTTCCAACTATGGTCGCCAGCGTCGTGGCTTCGCCAGTGGTTTGTATGAAGCAGAGTTGGGTTTGGAGTCTGTTGGAGGAGATCTCTCTTTCGCTCTGAGAACCCCGTGCTCTAACGGAGATGGACCAGATAGAAAAATTGAATTCCTTCATGGCACAACCACTTTAGCCTTCAAA TTCCAGCATGGTGTCATTGTGGCTGTGGACTCCAGAGCCACAGCCGGCTCCTACATCGCCTCCCAGACAGTGAAGAAGGTAATAGAGATCAACCCCTACCTGCTGGGCACCATGGCTGGAGGTGCAGCTGACTGCAGTTTCTGGGAGCGCTTGCTGGCCCGCCAGTGCCGCGTCTACGAGCTCCGCAACAAGGAACGCATCTCAGTGGCAGCCGCCTCAAAACTGCTAGCCAACATGGTGTACCAGTACAAAGGCATGGGCCTTAGCATGGGAACCATGGTGTGTGGCTGGGACAAGACTGGACCAG GTCTCTACTACGTGGACTCTGAGGGGAACCGTGTGTGTGGGGACCTGTTTGCTGTGGGCTCTGGCTCCATGTACGCGTATGGCATCGTGGACAGCGGTCTGAAGCAGAAGGACCTGACAGTGGAGGAAGCCTGTGATCTGGGTCGCAGGGCCATCTATCAGGCCACATACCGTGACGCTTACAGTGGAGGACAGGTCAACCTCTACCACGTCCACAGTGAGGGCTGGACCAGAGTGTCCCAGTCAGATGTCCTAATGCTGCACCAACAGTACCAGGCAGAGAAGGCATAG